From the genome of Chelonia mydas isolate rCheMyd1 chromosome 2, rCheMyd1.pri.v2, whole genome shotgun sequence, one region includes:
- the RALA gene encoding ras-related protein Ral-A isoform X2: MAANKPKGQNSLALHKVIMVGSGGVGKSALTLQFMYDEFVEDYEPTKADSYRKKVVLDGEEVQIDILDTAGQEDYAAIRDNYFRSGEGFLCVFSITELESFAATADFREQILRVKEDENVPFLLVGNKSDLEDKRQVSVEEAKNRADQWNVNYVETSAKTRANVDKVFFDLMREIRARKMEDSKEKNGKKKRKSLAKRIRERCCIL; encoded by the exons ATGGCTGCAAATAAGCCCAAAGGTCAGAATTCTTTGGCTTTACACAAAGTAATCATGGTGGGAAGTGGTGGTGTAGGAAAATCTGCTTTAACACTGCAGTTCATGTATGATGAG tttgtgGAAGACTATGAACCTACCAAAGCAGACAGCTACAGAAAAAAGGTAGTTCTGGATGGGGAAGAAGTCCAAATAGACATATTAGATACAGCAGGCCAGGAGGACTATGCTGCAATTAGAGACAACTACTTCCGAAGTGGAGAGGGATTTCTGTGTGTCTTCTCTATCACAGAGCTGGAATCTTTTGCAGCTACAGCAGACTTCAG GGAGCAGATTTTAAGAGTCAAAGAAGATGAGAATGTTCCCTTTCTGCTGGTTGGTAATAAATCAGATTTGGAAGATAAAAGACAAGTTTCTGTAGAGGAAGCCAAGAACAGAGCTGATCAGTGGAACGTTAACTATGTGGAAACTTCTGCTAAAACGCGAGCTAATGTTGACAAG gtaTTTTTTGATTTAATGAGAGAAATTAGAGCCAGAAAGATGGAAGACAGCAAAGAGAAGaatggaaagaagaaaaggaaaagcctAGCTAAGAGGATCAGAGAAAGATGTTGTATTTTATAA
- the RALA gene encoding ras-related protein Ral-A isoform X1, with protein MAANKPKGQNSLALHKVIMVGSGGVGKSALTLQFMYDEFVEDYEPTKADSYRKKVVLDGEEVQIDILDTAGQEDYAAIRDNYFRSGEGFLCVFSITELESFAATADFREQILRVKEDENVPFLLVGNKSDLEDKRQVSVEEAKNRADQWNVNYVETSAKTRANVDKLTLCTTLEEITLLSYNMAVAMLWTARKGGSQLKIENLLPKGKLHRIGQSVAY; from the exons ATGGCTGCAAATAAGCCCAAAGGTCAGAATTCTTTGGCTTTACACAAAGTAATCATGGTGGGAAGTGGTGGTGTAGGAAAATCTGCTTTAACACTGCAGTTCATGTATGATGAG tttgtgGAAGACTATGAACCTACCAAAGCAGACAGCTACAGAAAAAAGGTAGTTCTGGATGGGGAAGAAGTCCAAATAGACATATTAGATACAGCAGGCCAGGAGGACTATGCTGCAATTAGAGACAACTACTTCCGAAGTGGAGAGGGATTTCTGTGTGTCTTCTCTATCACAGAGCTGGAATCTTTTGCAGCTACAGCAGACTTCAG GGAGCAGATTTTAAGAGTCAAAGAAGATGAGAATGTTCCCTTTCTGCTGGTTGGTAATAAATCAGATTTGGAAGATAAAAGACAAGTTTCTGTAGAGGAAGCCAAGAACAGAGCTGATCAGTGGAACGTTAACTATGTGGAAACTTCTGCTAAAACGCGAGCTAATGTTGACAAG CTCACTCTGTGCACCACTTTAGAAGAGATCACCCTACTCTCCTACAATATGGCTGTCGCAATGCTCTGGACTGCCAGAAAAGGCGGATCTCAGTTGAAAATAGAGAACTTGTTGCCAAAAGGAAAACTGCATAGAATTGGGCAGTCCGttgcctattga